The following proteins come from a genomic window of Kitasatospora sp. NBC_01246:
- the gcl gene encoding glyoxylate carboligase, producing MTAARAAVEILKLEGVEVAFGVPGAAINPFYRALKEGGGIRHTLARHVEGASHMAEGYTRAKAGNIGVCIGTSGPAGTDMITGLYSAIADSIPILCITGQAPVSKLHKEDFQAVDISSIAKPVTKKATTVLEAAQVPGVFQEAFHLMRSGRPGPVLIDLPIDVQLTEIEFDPETYQPLPVYQPRASRAQAEKAIRFLLESERPLIVAGGGIINADACDLLVEFAELTGVPVISTLMGWGTIPDDHPLSAGMVGVQTSHRYGNATFLESDFVLGIGNRWANRHTGYNLEAYTKGRTFVHVDIEPTQIGKIFAPDYGIASDAKAALELFVEVAKELKAEGRLPDFTAWAGSAQERKATLQRRTHFDNIPMKPQRVYEEMNKAFGPETRYVTTIGLSQIAGAQMLHVYRPRHWINCGQAGPLGWTIPAAIGAATADPGTPIVALSGDYDFQFMIEELAVAAQHKVPYIHVLVNNAYLGLIRQAQIGLDINFQVNLEFENINTPELGVYGVDHVKVAEGLGVKAIRVTDPDQLGAAFEEAKKLAAEHSVPVVVEAILERITNISMSRTVDMSDVTEFEELATLPEHAPTAIKPLAL from the coding sequence ATGACAGCCGCCCGCGCGGCAGTGGAGATCCTCAAGCTCGAAGGCGTTGAGGTCGCGTTCGGCGTGCCGGGCGCAGCGATCAACCCGTTCTACCGGGCTCTCAAGGAGGGCGGCGGCATCCGGCACACGCTGGCCCGGCACGTCGAGGGCGCCTCCCACATGGCGGAGGGCTACACGCGCGCCAAGGCCGGCAACATCGGTGTCTGCATCGGCACCTCCGGCCCGGCCGGCACCGACATGATCACCGGCCTCTACTCGGCGATCGCCGACTCGATCCCGATCCTGTGCATCACCGGCCAGGCGCCGGTCTCCAAGCTGCACAAGGAGGACTTCCAGGCCGTCGACATCTCCTCGATCGCCAAGCCGGTCACCAAGAAGGCCACCACCGTGCTGGAGGCCGCCCAGGTCCCGGGCGTCTTCCAGGAGGCCTTCCACCTGATGCGCTCCGGCCGTCCGGGCCCGGTCCTCATCGACCTGCCGATCGACGTCCAGCTGACCGAGATCGAGTTCGACCCCGAGACCTACCAGCCGCTGCCGGTCTACCAGCCGCGGGCCAGCCGCGCCCAGGCCGAGAAGGCGATCCGCTTCCTGCTGGAGTCCGAGCGCCCGCTGATCGTCGCCGGCGGCGGCATCATCAACGCCGACGCCTGCGACCTGCTGGTCGAGTTCGCCGAGCTGACCGGCGTCCCGGTCATCTCCACCCTGATGGGCTGGGGCACCATCCCCGACGACCACCCGCTGAGCGCCGGCATGGTCGGCGTCCAGACCTCGCACCGCTACGGGAACGCGACCTTCCTGGAGTCGGACTTCGTCCTCGGCATCGGCAACCGCTGGGCCAACCGCCACACCGGGTACAACCTGGAGGCGTACACCAAGGGCCGCACGTTCGTCCACGTCGACATCGAGCCCACCCAGATCGGCAAGATCTTCGCCCCGGACTACGGCATCGCCTCCGACGCCAAGGCCGCGCTGGAGCTCTTCGTCGAGGTCGCCAAGGAGCTCAAGGCCGAGGGCCGGCTGCCCGACTTCACCGCGTGGGCCGGATCCGCCCAGGAGCGCAAGGCCACCCTCCAGCGCCGCACCCACTTCGACAACATCCCGATGAAGCCGCAGCGCGTCTACGAGGAGATGAACAAGGCCTTCGGCCCGGAGACCCGCTACGTCACCACGATCGGCCTCTCGCAGATCGCCGGCGCGCAGATGCTGCACGTCTACCGGCCGCGGCACTGGATCAACTGCGGCCAGGCCGGCCCGCTCGGCTGGACCATCCCGGCCGCGATCGGCGCCGCCACCGCCGACCCGGGCACCCCGATCGTCGCGCTCTCGGGCGACTACGACTTCCAGTTCATGATCGAGGAGCTGGCGGTCGCCGCCCAGCACAAGGTCCCCTACATCCACGTCCTGGTGAACAACGCCTACCTGGGCCTGATCCGCCAGGCGCAGATCGGACTGGACATCAACTTCCAGGTCAACCTGGAGTTCGAGAACATCAACACCCCGGAGCTCGGCGTCTACGGCGTCGACCACGTCAAGGTCGCCGAGGGCCTCGGGGTCAAGGCCATCCGCGTCACCGACCCCGACCAGCTGGGCGCCGCCTTCGAGGAGGCCAAGAAGCTCGCCGCCGAGCACAGCGTCCCGGTCGTGGTCGAGGCCATCCTGGAGCGCATCACCAACATCTCGATGAGCCGGACCGTCGACATGAGCGACGTGACCGAGTTCGAGGAGCTCGCCACCCTGCCCGAGCACGCCCCCACGGCCATCAAGCCGCTGGCGCTCTGA
- a CDS encoding pyridoxamine 5'-phosphate oxidase family protein, protein MPFTMSLSEREAFLAGPHVGVLAVGDDGAQPAGRLLAVPIWYSYRPGGVLTILTGRDSAKARRIRASGRFALCAQQEEPPCRYVSVEGPVVAIEDGVDPAERAAMAHRYMPPATARAYLAATTEQLTADIAIRMRPERWLSADFAAVAARFDARTEARTDGRPEARSDARSGRTGAEQGAEHPEPGRG, encoded by the coding sequence GTGCCCTTCACCATGAGCTTGTCCGAGCGCGAGGCCTTCCTGGCGGGCCCGCACGTCGGCGTCCTGGCCGTCGGCGACGACGGCGCCCAACCGGCCGGGCGCCTGCTGGCCGTCCCGATCTGGTACTCCTACCGGCCGGGCGGCGTCCTCACCATCCTGACCGGCCGGGACTCCGCCAAGGCCCGCCGGATCCGCGCCAGCGGGCGGTTCGCGCTCTGTGCCCAGCAGGAGGAGCCGCCCTGCCGCTACGTGAGCGTGGAGGGCCCGGTGGTCGCGATCGAGGACGGGGTCGACCCGGCCGAGCGCGCCGCGATGGCCCACCGCTACATGCCGCCCGCCACCGCCCGCGCCTACCTCGCCGCCACCACCGAGCAGCTGACCGCCGACATCGCCATCCGGATGCGCCCCGAACGCTGGCTCAGCGCCGACTTCGCCGCCGTCGCCGCCCGCTTCGACGCGCGGACCGAGGCCCGGACCGACGGCCGGCCCGAGGCCCGCTCCGACGCCCGGTCCGGCCGGACGGGAGCGGAACAGGGGGCGGAACACCCGGAGCCCGGTCGTGGTTGA
- a CDS encoding glutathione peroxidase: MSLYDIPLRTLSGETASLADYKGKALLIVNVASKCGLTPQYAGLERLQARYAERGFTVLGFPSNQFAGQEPGSAEEIQTFCSTTYGVSFPLFEKTDVNGADQHPLYAALTRTADAEGQAGDVSWNFEKFLVSPDGTVAARIRPRTEPESAEVITAIEAVLPA, from the coding sequence GTGAGCCTGTACGACATCCCGCTGCGCACCCTGTCCGGCGAGACCGCCTCGCTGGCCGACTACAAGGGCAAGGCACTGCTGATCGTCAACGTCGCCTCCAAGTGCGGCCTGACGCCCCAGTACGCCGGCCTGGAGCGGCTCCAGGCGCGCTACGCCGAGCGCGGCTTCACCGTGCTGGGCTTCCCGTCGAACCAGTTCGCCGGGCAGGAGCCGGGCAGCGCCGAGGAGATCCAGACCTTCTGCTCCACCACCTACGGCGTCTCCTTCCCGCTGTTCGAGAAGACGGACGTCAACGGCGCCGACCAGCACCCGCTGTACGCGGCGCTGACCCGGACCGCCGACGCCGAGGGCCAGGCCGGTGACGTGTCCTGGAACTTCGAGAAGTTCCTGGTCTCGCCGGACGGCACCGTGGCCGCCCGGATCCGGCCCCGCACCGAGCCGGAGTCGGCCGAGGTGATCACCGCGATCGAGGCCGTCCTGCCGGCCTGA
- the sigJ gene encoding RNA polymerase sigma factor SigJ, with translation MTSRTEPGPDRPDPGLSVLVGERRQLIDIAYRLLGSLAEAEDAVQEACARWYAMSRQQREAVESPGAWLTTVASRICLDVLGSARARRERYVGEWIPEPLPDGTQWLHGRPGAGGDPADLVTLDESVDMAFLVVLESMTPAERVAFVLHDVFQYPFADVAAIVGRTPAACRQLASSGRRRIRAARPPVAPRVREEEARIIREFKQAWEAKDIAALVGLLDPDATMTADGGGLAGAAPRPVTGAERIARYIVGIGDLAPGMELLERSVNGRPGLAARRGGVTVTVAAFGLSGERIAQIWAVRNPEKLGRWGG, from the coding sequence ATGACCAGTCGAACCGAGCCCGGACCGGACCGGCCCGACCCGGGCCTGAGCGTGCTCGTGGGCGAGCGCCGGCAGCTGATCGACATCGCCTACCGGCTGCTCGGCTCGCTGGCCGAGGCCGAGGACGCCGTCCAGGAGGCCTGCGCCCGCTGGTACGCGATGTCCCGGCAGCAGCGGGAGGCCGTCGAGTCCCCCGGGGCGTGGCTGACGACGGTGGCCAGTCGGATCTGTCTCGACGTGCTCGGCTCGGCGCGGGCACGGCGCGAGCGTTACGTGGGCGAGTGGATCCCGGAGCCGCTGCCGGACGGCACGCAGTGGCTGCACGGCCGGCCGGGCGCCGGCGGCGACCCGGCGGACCTGGTCACCCTGGACGAGTCCGTCGACATGGCGTTCCTCGTCGTGCTCGAATCGATGACCCCGGCCGAACGGGTCGCCTTCGTCCTGCACGACGTCTTCCAGTACCCCTTCGCCGACGTGGCCGCGATCGTCGGGCGGACGCCGGCGGCCTGCCGACAGCTGGCCTCCTCGGGCCGCCGCCGGATCCGCGCCGCCCGGCCGCCGGTGGCACCGCGCGTGCGGGAAGAAGAAGCCCGCATCATCAGGGAGTTCAAGCAGGCCTGGGAGGCCAAGGACATCGCCGCGCTGGTCGGCCTGCTCGACCCCGACGCCACGATGACCGCCGACGGCGGCGGGCTGGCCGGCGCCGCGCCGCGCCCGGTCACGGGCGCCGAGCGGATCGCCCGCTACATCGTCGGGATCGGCGACCTGGCGCCGGGCATGGAGCTGCTGGAGCGCTCGGTCAACGGCCGCCCCGGACTGGCGGCCCGGCGGGGCGGGGTCACCGTGACGGTGGCCGCGTTCGGCCTCTCCGGCGAGCGGATCGCGCAGATCTGGGCGGTGCGCAACCCGGAGAAGCTCGGGCGCTGGGGCGGGTGA
- a CDS encoding DUF4386 domain-containing protein → MDTDRRKGIAAGVLFLVTEVAAVAGLTLYRPLLDGTDYVLGAGADNRVLLGALCEVVLALAVAGTGVTLFPVLRRRHEGLALGYVCVRLLEAVVIVLGLVSVLAVVTLRREAPAASDAGASSFAVAAKALIAVHDWTFLLGPNLILGVNTLMLAVLLHRTGAVPRVITVLGLVGGPLICASAVAVLFGRYAQLSGPGTAAAVPVFAWELSLAGWLVLRGFRGASVGAGEFAAPALDAEAGPETGAAGRRWPAVARPS, encoded by the coding sequence ATGGACACAGACAGACGCAAGGGCATCGCGGCGGGCGTGCTGTTCCTGGTGACCGAGGTCGCCGCCGTGGCCGGGCTGACGCTGTACCGACCGCTGCTGGACGGCACGGACTACGTGCTGGGCGCGGGTGCCGACAACAGGGTCCTGCTCGGGGCGCTGTGCGAGGTGGTCCTGGCCCTGGCGGTGGCGGGCACCGGGGTGACGCTCTTTCCGGTCCTCCGGCGCCGGCACGAAGGGCTCGCGCTCGGCTATGTGTGCGTCCGGCTGCTGGAGGCGGTCGTCATCGTCCTCGGGCTGGTCAGCGTGCTCGCGGTGGTGACGCTGCGCCGGGAGGCACCGGCGGCCTCCGACGCCGGTGCCTCCTCCTTCGCCGTGGCGGCCAAGGCGCTCATCGCCGTCCACGACTGGACCTTCCTGCTCGGGCCCAATCTGATCCTCGGCGTCAACACCCTGATGCTGGCCGTGCTCCTGCACCGGACCGGGGCCGTGCCGCGGGTGATCACCGTGCTGGGCCTGGTGGGCGGGCCGCTGATCTGCGCCTCCGCGGTGGCCGTGCTGTTCGGCCGCTACGCTCAGCTCTCCGGGCCCGGCACGGCCGCGGCCGTGCCGGTCTTCGCCTGGGAGCTCTCCCTCGCCGGCTGGCTCGTGCTCCGCGGCTTCCGCGGAGCGTCCGTCGGAGCCGGCGAATTCGCCGCACCGGCGCTCGACGCCGAAGCCGGACCCGAAACCGGCGCCGCCGGCCGGAGGTGGCCCGCCGTCGCCCGGCCCAGCTGA
- a CDS encoding TetR/AcrR family transcriptional regulator C-terminal domain-containing protein, with product MKQSADGTRRAPLSRERVLRAAVAFADGAGTDAISMRKLAQELGVVPMALYKHVANKDELLDGMVDLVVGEIGPPGEGGWQPTMRARVLAARRVLLRHPWAAGVIQSRTSPTPAVLGYLDSMAGLFRTGGFSVGLTHHAMHAMGSRLLGFSQELFDDTAATPDPAVLRQLARAYPHIAEIAGAAGHDEASTVGGCDDQAEFEFALDLLLDGLERLRAAEQVAQER from the coding sequence ATGAAGCAGTCAGCGGACGGAACGCGGCGGGCGCCGCTCAGCCGGGAACGGGTCCTGCGAGCGGCGGTGGCGTTCGCCGACGGCGCCGGGACGGACGCGATCAGCATGCGCAAGCTCGCCCAGGAGCTGGGCGTGGTGCCGATGGCGCTCTACAAGCACGTGGCCAACAAGGACGAACTCCTCGACGGCATGGTGGACCTCGTCGTCGGCGAGATCGGCCCGCCCGGCGAGGGCGGCTGGCAGCCCACGATGCGCGCACGCGTCCTCGCCGCACGCCGGGTCCTACTGCGGCACCCCTGGGCCGCGGGCGTGATCCAGTCCCGCACCAGCCCCACCCCGGCGGTCCTCGGCTACCTCGACTCGATGGCCGGCCTGTTCCGGACCGGCGGTTTCTCGGTCGGCCTCACGCACCACGCGATGCACGCCATGGGCAGCCGGCTGCTGGGCTTCAGCCAGGAACTGTTCGACGACACCGCCGCCACCCCCGACCCGGCGGTGCTGCGGCAACTGGCACGCGCCTACCCCCACATCGCGGAAATCGCCGGCGCCGCCGGACACGACGAGGCGTCGACGGTCGGCGGCTGCGACGACCAGGCCGAGTTCGAGTTCGCGCTGGACCTGCTGCTGGACGGGCTCGAACGGCTACGGGCCGCAGAGCAGGTGGCTCAGGAGCGGTGA
- a CDS encoding protein kinase domain-containing protein has product MPGIEDARPWELPDYLHDRELGAGASGRVVLAHHRVTGTPVAIKYLHDSLGTPALREEALVLAAVDSPHVTRLYEYVEGERGAAIVMELVDGIALRDLLRAEGATTPQAALVVLKGSLLGLAAAHEAGVVHRDYKPGNVLVDVAGTSKLVDFGIAVPSGDDRDVSGTPAYMPPEQWAGRPASPAGDVYAATVTFFECLTGSRPYDGVTFAELAVQHTEAPIPAELAPDPVRPLILAGLAKDPRARPGSAAELVEELEAVAAAGYGPQWEEKGRLDLTALVALLGLLLPGTGGAAGGTSLAHTALPGGSGSATLVRQTPARLSPARRGARLGSRGKALVGVAAGALTLATLAGMAIAGAADGGARTVVGGASPEATTTLGATGPAAGPSSDAGGATGTPDAGPSDPAATPAASPSPSATSGVPSTSPAATPTGRPPTGKATPPATGAPTPGAPSLPPGGATPTAAPPSAPPATTAPPSAPPTPSPTATVAPATLAVTTVNLDSLTCSGRWSLTATVTVVAQGAGTGTLTLNWYHSSGGRSITVATETVVLRDGRATVTRPHDFGSADTFPTWGVRVSTTPAAAKPGKTSAEVAAYLCDPPR; this is encoded by the coding sequence GTGCCGGGGATCGAGGACGCGCGCCCCTGGGAGCTCCCCGACTACCTGCACGACCGGGAGCTCGGCGCCGGCGCGAGCGGCCGGGTCGTGCTCGCCCACCACCGGGTGACCGGAACCCCCGTCGCGATCAAGTACCTGCACGACTCCCTCGGCACCCCCGCCCTGCGGGAGGAGGCGCTGGTCCTCGCGGCCGTCGACTCCCCGCACGTCACCCGCCTCTACGAGTACGTGGAGGGCGAGCGGGGCGCCGCCATCGTGATGGAGCTGGTGGACGGGATCGCGCTGCGCGACCTGCTCCGCGCGGAGGGCGCCACCACCCCGCAGGCGGCCCTGGTCGTGCTGAAGGGTTCGCTGCTGGGCCTGGCGGCCGCCCACGAGGCCGGTGTGGTGCACCGCGACTACAAGCCGGGCAACGTCCTGGTCGACGTCGCAGGTACCTCCAAGCTGGTCGACTTCGGCATCGCCGTGCCGAGCGGCGACGACCGCGACGTCTCCGGCACCCCCGCCTACATGCCGCCCGAGCAGTGGGCGGGGCGGCCCGCCTCCCCGGCCGGTGACGTCTACGCCGCCACCGTGACCTTCTTCGAGTGCCTCACCGGCAGCCGCCCGTACGACGGGGTGACGTTCGCCGAACTCGCCGTCCAGCACACCGAGGCCCCGATCCCGGCCGAGCTGGCGCCCGACCCGGTCCGGCCGCTGATCCTGGCGGGCCTGGCCAAGGACCCGCGGGCCCGCCCGGGGAGCGCGGCCGAGCTGGTCGAGGAGCTGGAGGCCGTCGCGGCGGCCGGGTACGGGCCGCAGTGGGAGGAGAAGGGACGGCTGGACCTCACGGCGCTGGTGGCGCTGCTCGGGCTGCTGCTGCCCGGCACCGGCGGCGCGGCGGGCGGCACCTCGCTGGCCCACACCGCCCTGCCCGGCGGCAGCGGCTCGGCCACCCTGGTGCGGCAGACCCCGGCCCGGCTCTCCCCGGCCCGGCGCGGGGCCCGGCTCGGCAGCCGCGGCAAGGCGCTCGTCGGGGTCGCGGCCGGCGCGCTGACCCTGGCCACGCTGGCCGGTATGGCGATCGCCGGGGCGGCCGACGGCGGTGCCCGTACGGTGGTCGGCGGCGCCTCCCCGGAGGCCACCACCACGCTCGGCGCGACCGGCCCGGCGGCCGGTCCGTCGTCCGACGCGGGCGGTGCCACCGGCACCCCGGACGCCGGTCCGTCCGATCCGGCGGCCACACCGGCCGCGTCGCCCTCGCCGTCGGCGACCTCGGGCGTTCCGAGCACCTCGCCCGCGGCCACGCCGACCGGCAGGCCGCCGACCGGCAAGGCGACCCCGCCCGCGACGGGCGCGCCCACCCCCGGTGCGCCGTCGCTACCGCCCGGCGGCGCGACTCCCACGGCCGCGCCGCCGTCGGCCCCGCCCGCCACCACCGCCCCGCCGTCGGCGCCGCCCACCCCGAGCCCGACGGCCACCGTCGCCCCGGCGACCCTCGCGGTGACCACGGTGAACCTGGACTCGCTGACCTGCAGCGGCCGGTGGAGCCTGACCGCCACGGTCACGGTGGTCGCCCAGGGCGCGGGAACCGGCACCCTGACGCTGAACTGGTACCACAGCTCGGGCGGCCGGTCGATCACCGTCGCGACGGAGACCGTAGTGCTCCGCGACGGCCGAGCCACCGTCACCCGGCCGCACGACTTCGGTTCGGCGGACACCTTCCCGACCTGGGGCGTCCGGGTCTCCACCACCCCGGCGGCGGCGAAGCCGGGCAAGACCTCGGCCGAGGTGGCCGCCTACCTGTGCGACCCGCCGCGCTGA
- a CDS encoding LysR family transcriptional regulator has protein sequence MQLQQLRYFLAVAETRHFTRAAEAAHVAQPSLSQQIRALERELGAELFHRTRGNIALTDAGDALLPLARRILADTESARLAVQETVQLRRGRVRLGAPPSLCTSLVPDVLRVFRDRYPGVALVVREGGSRDLVRTLAAGELDVALIITPPSGEAAPALAVTELLHEELVLVARAATAARRRRVRVAELRGRPLVMFREGYDVREATLAACREAGFEPEFAVEGGEMDAVLGFVRAGLGPAVVPGMVAARSGLAVTPFAGPGLGRTIAVAHGHEVPLTRAAAALRETLLRHLRDAARAGELPPGTRLLLEP, from the coding sequence GTGCAGCTGCAGCAACTCCGCTACTTCCTCGCCGTCGCCGAGACCCGCCACTTCACCCGGGCGGCCGAGGCGGCGCATGTGGCACAGCCGTCCCTCTCCCAGCAGATCCGCGCCCTGGAGCGGGAGTTGGGCGCCGAACTGTTCCACCGCACCCGCGGCAACATCGCCCTCACCGACGCCGGGGACGCCCTGCTGCCGCTGGCCCGGCGCATCCTCGCGGACACCGAGAGCGCCCGGCTGGCCGTCCAGGAGACGGTGCAGCTGCGCCGCGGCCGGGTCCGGCTGGGGGCGCCGCCGAGCCTGTGCACCAGCCTGGTCCCGGACGTCCTGCGGGTCTTCCGGGACCGCTACCCGGGAGTGGCGCTGGTGGTCCGCGAGGGCGGTTCGCGCGACCTGGTCCGGACGCTGGCGGCGGGGGAGCTGGACGTCGCGCTGATCATCACCCCGCCGAGCGGGGAGGCGGCGCCGGCCCTCGCCGTCACCGAGCTGCTGCACGAGGAGCTGGTGCTGGTGGCCCGGGCCGCCACCGCCGCCCGGCGCCGGCGGGTGCGGGTGGCCGAGCTGCGCGGCCGGCCGCTGGTGATGTTCCGGGAGGGCTACGACGTGCGGGAGGCGACCCTGGCGGCCTGCCGGGAGGCCGGCTTCGAGCCGGAGTTCGCGGTGGAGGGCGGGGAGATGGACGCGGTGCTGGGCTTCGTCCGGGCCGGGCTCGGGCCGGCCGTGGTGCCGGGCATGGTGGCGGCCCGTTCGGGCCTGGCGGTCACCCCGTTCGCCGGGCCGGGCCTGGGGCGGACGATCGCCGTCGCGCACGGGCACGAGGTGCCGCTGACCCGGGCGGCGGCCGCGCTGCGCGAGACCCTGCTGCGGCACCTGCGCGACGCGGCCCGGGCGGGCGAGCTGCCGCCGGGCACCCGGCTGCTGCTGGAGCCGTGA
- a CDS encoding succinate dehydrogenase cytochrome b subunit, with protein sequence MTTATRTARHPSTLVTLWRSTVGKKAVMAVSGLVMLLYLVAHMLGNLKVFFGPDDLNGYAHWLRTLGQPVLHYEWFLWIARFGLLAAVGLHGVAAYQLSRRDLRARPSKYVHQRRRAGYATRTMRWGGVILALFIVWHILDLTTLTVNPAAEHGHPYRNIVASFSNWYSCVIYIVAMLAVGMHIRHGFWSAAQTLGANNARRDRALKLTANGLALVLTVGFLSVPVAVMTGVVS encoded by the coding sequence ATGACAACCGCGACTCGGACGGCCCGGCATCCGTCCACCCTGGTGACCCTGTGGCGGTCGACCGTCGGCAAGAAGGCGGTCATGGCCGTCAGCGGACTGGTCATGCTGCTGTACCTGGTCGCGCACATGCTGGGCAACCTGAAGGTCTTCTTCGGCCCGGACGACCTGAACGGCTACGCGCACTGGCTGCGCACCCTCGGCCAACCCGTCCTGCACTACGAGTGGTTCCTGTGGATCGCCCGGTTCGGCCTGCTGGCGGCCGTCGGGCTGCACGGCGTGGCCGCGTACCAGCTGAGCCGGCGCGACCTCAGGGCGCGCCCCAGCAAGTACGTGCACCAGCGACGGCGGGCCGGTTACGCGACCCGGACGATGCGCTGGGGCGGGGTGATCCTGGCCCTGTTCATCGTCTGGCACATCCTGGACCTGACCACGCTCACCGTGAACCCGGCCGCCGAGCACGGGCACCCGTACCGGAACATCGTGGCCTCCTTCTCGAACTGGTACAGCTGCGTGATCTACATCGTCGCGATGCTGGCCGTCGGCATGCACATCCGGCACGGCTTCTGGAGCGCCGCGCAGACCCTCGGCGCCAACAACGCCCGCCGTGACCGCGCGTTGAAGCTGACCGCCAACGGCCTGGCGCTGGTGCTGACCGTCGGCTTCCTGTCCGTCCCCGTGGCCGTGATGACCGGAGTGGTGAGTTGA
- a CDS encoding fumarate reductase/succinate dehydrogenase flavoprotein subunit yields the protein MPYSEYSVGDPVADTRAPGGPIEQRWDQRRFEAKLVNPANRRKHTVIVVGTGLAGGAAGATLAEQGYHVVQFCFQDSPRRAHSIAAQGGINAAKNYRNDGDSVRRLFYDTVKGGDFRARESNVHRLAQVSVEIIDQCVAQGVPFAREYGGLLDTRSFGGVQVSRTFYARGQTGQQLLLGAYQALSRQIAAGNVEMHARTEMLDLLVIDGRARGIVARDLVTGEISTHTADAVVLATGGYGNVFYLSTNAKNSNATAIWRAHRRGAWFANPCFTQIHPTCIPRSGEHQSKLTLMSESLRNDGRIWVPKARGDTRAPGEIPEDERDYYLERIYPSFGNLVPRDIASRAAKNVCDEGRGVGPGGQGVYLDFADAIRRLGRDAVAAKYGNLFEMYERITAEDPYRVPMRIYPAIHYTMGGLWVDYDLQTTVPGLFAVGEANFSDHGANRLGASALMQGLADGYFVLPPTLNDYLARNPLPAVPADHAEIASVEAEVTDRLNLILAVGGDRTPDSFHRELGELLWDECGMARDEAGLRRALTRIPQLREEFWRRIRVPGTGQELNQSLEKANRLVDYFELAELMCLDALHRAESCGGHFRTESQTEDGEAARRDDAFSYAAAWEFTDTGSAPVLHREHLDFEHVHPTQRSYA from the coding sequence ATCCCCTACAGCGAGTACAGCGTCGGCGATCCGGTCGCCGACACCCGGGCCCCCGGCGGGCCGATCGAACAGCGCTGGGACCAGCGGCGGTTCGAGGCCAAGCTGGTCAACCCGGCGAACCGGCGCAAGCACACCGTGATCGTGGTCGGCACCGGCCTGGCCGGCGGCGCGGCCGGCGCCACACTGGCCGAACAGGGCTACCACGTCGTCCAGTTCTGCTTCCAGGACTCCCCGCGCCGGGCCCACTCGATCGCCGCCCAGGGCGGCATCAACGCCGCCAAGAACTACCGCAACGACGGCGACTCCGTGCGCCGGCTGTTCTACGACACCGTCAAGGGCGGCGACTTCCGCGCCCGCGAGTCCAACGTCCACCGGCTGGCCCAGGTCTCGGTGGAGATCATCGACCAGTGCGTGGCCCAGGGCGTCCCGTTCGCCCGCGAGTACGGCGGCCTGCTGGACACCCGCTCCTTCGGCGGCGTGCAGGTCTCCCGCACCTTCTACGCCCGCGGCCAGACCGGCCAGCAGCTGCTGCTCGGCGCGTACCAGGCGCTGTCGCGCCAGATCGCGGCCGGCAACGTGGAGATGCACGCCCGCACCGAGATGCTCGACCTGCTGGTGATCGACGGGCGGGCCCGCGGCATCGTCGCCCGCGACCTGGTGACCGGTGAGATCAGCACCCACACCGCCGACGCCGTGGTGCTCGCCACCGGCGGCTACGGCAACGTCTTCTACCTCTCCACCAACGCCAAGAACTCCAACGCGACGGCGATCTGGCGCGCCCACCGGCGCGGTGCCTGGTTCGCCAACCCGTGCTTCACCCAGATCCACCCGACCTGCATCCCGCGCTCCGGCGAGCACCAGTCCAAGCTCACCCTGATGAGCGAGTCGCTGCGCAACGACGGCCGGATCTGGGTGCCGAAGGCCAGGGGCGACACCCGGGCGCCGGGCGAGATCCCCGAGGACGAGCGGGACTACTACCTGGAGCGGATCTACCCCTCCTTCGGCAACCTGGTGCCGCGCGACATCGCCTCCCGGGCCGCCAAGAACGTCTGTGACGAGGGGCGCGGCGTCGGCCCCGGCGGCCAGGGCGTCTACCTGGACTTCGCGGACGCCATCCGACGGCTGGGCCGCGACGCGGTGGCCGCCAAGTACGGCAACCTGTTCGAGATGTACGAGCGGATCACCGCCGAGGACCCGTACCGGGTGCCGATGCGGATCTACCCGGCGATCCACTACACGATGGGCGGACTCTGGGTCGACTACGACCTGCAGACCACCGTCCCGGGCCTGTTCGCGGTCGGCGAGGCCAACTTCTCCGACCACGGCGCCAACCGGCTCGGTGCCAGCGCCCTGATGCAGGGCCTCGCCGACGGCTACTTCGTCCTCCCGCCGACCCTCAACGACTACCTGGCCCGCAACCCGCTGCCCGCCGTCCCGGCCGACCACGCCGAGATCGCCTCGGTGGAGGCCGAGGTGACCGACCGGCTGAACCTGATCCTGGCGGTCGGCGGCGACCGGACGCCGGACTCCTTCCACCGCGAACTCGGCGAACTCCTCTGGGACGAGTGCGGGATGGCCCGCGACGAGGCCGGACTGCGCCGTGCCCTGACCCGGATCCCGCAGCTGCGCGAGGAGTTCTGGCGCCGGATCCGGGTGCCCGGCACCGGGCAGGAGCTCAACCAGTCGCTGGAGAAGGCCAACCGGCTGGTCGACTACTTCGAACTGGCCGAGCTCATGTGCCTGGACGCGCTGCACCGCGCCGAGTCCTGCGGCGGCCACTTCCGGACCGAGAGCCAGACCGAGGACGGCGAGGCGGCCCGCCGCGACGACGCCTTCTCCTACGCCGCCGCCTGGGAGTTCACCGACACCGGCAGCGCCCCCGTCCTGCACCGCGAGCACCTCGACTTCGAGCACGTCCACCCCACCCAGCGGAGCTACGCGTGA